A portion of the Acidobacteriota bacterium genome contains these proteins:
- a CDS encoding sigma-54-dependent Fis family transcriptional regulator, giving the protein MSGLRGGDAGRATLLVVDDEAANRLALREVLEYAGYEVLEAADGAEGVRKAIAQRPDAILLDIRMPGLDGMEALKKIRASLPEVPVLMISGHGTIATAVEALRLGAEDFLEKPLEREVVLRRLARALERRRLEAEARARQADDEARWRLVGSSEAMQRVRRMIERAGPTQATVLVTGESGTGKELVARAIHRASRRRERPFVKVNCAAIPDELIESELFGHEKGAFTGASSRQEGRFVRAHRGTIFLDEVGDMSLRTQAKVLRALQDGEVEPLGAGKTVRVDVRVIAATNKDLREEIEKGRFREDLYYRLNVLPIHLPPLRERREDIPELVEHLTALICRENNFKPRRFTREALAELASRPWPGNVRELRNLLERAIVLAPGDTIDVEDLPRPDDRRGGREESFFDAETLREFKERAERAFLLRKLEENDWNITRTAQAIGTPRSNLYKKLEHHELERLAANKRSETP; this is encoded by the coding sequence ATGAGCGGTCTGCGAGGCGGGGACGCCGGCCGGGCGACGCTCCTCGTCGTCGACGACGAGGCGGCGAACCGCCTCGCGCTCCGGGAGGTGCTCGAGTACGCCGGGTACGAGGTGCTCGAGGCGGCGGACGGCGCCGAGGGCGTCCGGAAGGCGATCGCCCAGCGTCCGGACGCCATTCTTCTCGACATCCGCATGCCGGGTCTCGACGGGATGGAAGCCCTGAAGAAGATCCGCGCATCCCTCCCGGAGGTTCCCGTCCTGATGATCTCGGGGCATGGGACGATCGCCACCGCGGTCGAGGCGCTCCGGCTCGGTGCCGAGGACTTCCTCGAAAAGCCGCTGGAGCGGGAGGTGGTGCTGCGGAGACTGGCACGGGCGCTCGAGCGGCGCCGGCTGGAGGCGGAGGCGCGCGCCCGGCAGGCGGACGACGAGGCGCGGTGGCGTCTCGTCGGCAGCAGCGAGGCGATGCAGCGGGTGCGGCGGATGATCGAGCGCGCGGGACCGACCCAGGCGACGGTACTCGTGACCGGAGAGTCGGGAACGGGCAAGGAGCTGGTCGCGCGCGCGATCCACCGCGCGTCGCGGAGGCGCGAGCGCCCGTTCGTGAAGGTCAACTGCGCGGCCATTCCGGACGAGCTGATCGAGTCGGAGCTGTTCGGCCACGAGAAGGGCGCCTTCACCGGCGCCTCCTCGCGCCAGGAGGGCCGTTTCGTCCGCGCACACCGCGGAACCATCTTCCTCGACGAAGTCGGCGACATGTCGCTGCGGACGCAGGCGAAGGTGCTCCGGGCGCTTCAGGACGGCGAGGTCGAGCCGCTGGGGGCGGGGAAGACGGTCCGCGTCGACGTGAGGGTCATCGCCGCCACCAACAAGGACCTGCGGGAGGAGATCGAGAAGGGCCGATTCCGGGAGGATCTCTACTACCGCCTCAACGTCCTGCCGATCCATCTGCCCCCCCTGCGCGAGCGCCGCGAGGATATTCCCGAGCTGGTGGAACACCTGACGGCTCTCATCTGCCGCGAGAACAATTTCAAGCCTCGCCGGTTCACCCGCGAGGCTCTGGCGGAGCTCGCATCGCGGCCATGGCCCGGGAACGTCCGGGAGCTGCGGAACCTCCTCGAGCGGGCGATCGTCCTCGCGCCCGGTGACACCATCGACGTTGAGGACCTGCCGCGACCCGACGACCGGAGGGGAGGCCGGGAGGAGAGCTTCTTCGACGCCGAGACGCTCAGGGAGTTCAAGGAGCGCGCCGAGCGGGCTTTCCTCCTGCGCAAGCTGGAAGAAAACGACTGGAACATCACCCGTACCGCACAGGCCATCGGGACGCCGCGTTCGAATCTCTACAAGAAACTCGAGCACCACGAGCTGGAACGGCTGGCCGCCAACAAGAGGAGCGAGACACCATGA